One part of the Sciurus carolinensis chromosome 6, mSciCar1.2, whole genome shotgun sequence genome encodes these proteins:
- the Ccdc127 gene encoding coiled-coil domain-containing protein 127, whose amino-acid sequence MNNLNDPPNWNIRPDSRADGGGGSRWNYALLVPMLGLAAFRWIWSRESQKEIEKEREAYRQRTVAFQRDLEAKYHAVISENRRALAQLTLELEKQQNRATSYREALIAQGRKLVEERKVLERERAQVMQERSRVQPLRSAYLSRLEEEEDWQRKARRVLQEVGEALAERQNIYCSLVAPRGARLELEKNLLVRAAVDPVAVDLDMAAGLTDIFRHDTHCGGFWNSDRRRNGRLLWLYLQYWELVVELQKFKRVEKALLEQ is encoded by the exons ATGAATAACTTAAATGATCCTCCAAATTGGAATATCCGGCCTGATTCCAGGGCTGACGGGGGTGGTGGAAGCAGGTGGAATTATGCCCTGTTGGTGCCAATGCTGGGATTAGCAGCTTTCC GTTGGATTTGGTCCAGAGAGTcccaaaaagaaatagaaaaagagagagaagcgTATCGTCAGAGAACAGTTGCCTTCCAGCGGGATCTCGAAGCCAAGTACCACGCTGTGATCTCAGAAAATCGGCGAGCTCTTGCTCAGCTGACTCTGGAGCTCGAAAAGCAGCAAAACAGAGCAACCAGTTACCGAGAAGCCCTTATCGCTCAGGGGCGGAAGCTGGTGGAAGAAAGGAAGGTTCTGGAGCGGGAACGGGCTCAGGTCATGCAAGAAAGAAGCCGAGTGCAGCCTCTGAGAAGCGCGTACCTGAGccgcctggaggaggaggaggactggcAGAGGAAAGCGCGGCGCGTGCTGCAGGAGGTGGGAGAGGCTCTTGCAGAGAGGCAGAACATCTACTGCAGCCTGGTCGCCCCCCGTGGCGCGCGGCTGGAGCTGGAGAAGAACTTACTGGTGCGCGCAGCCGTTGACCCAGTGGCTGTTGACCTGGACATGGCCGCTGGCCTGACCGACATATTCAGGCACGACACCCACTGCGGTGGCTTCTGGAACAGCGACAGGCGCCGGAACGGGAGGCTGCTGTGGCTCTACCTGCAGTACTGGGAGCTGGTCGTGGAGCTGCAGAAGTTCAAGAGGGTGGAGAAggccctgctggagcagtga